A single Pseudodesulfovibrio aespoeensis Aspo-2 DNA region contains:
- a CDS encoding outer membrane lipoprotein-sorting protein, whose amino-acid sequence MHVLSRLIFAVLAALVLAAPVAPALAGMTPEAVLEAVDRNLAPVSYESYRKLINIEPDGSRREYTLYTVKKGQDMVASVFLEPSSEKGRATLRLGDNMWLHIPSVGKPVRITSLQSVTGGIFNNADIMRLDYSVEYTPESMDELDNAYRLHLKAKSNEIAYDRLEMLVDKERLVPTEIKCLAASGMLIKTLRFKKPTDFGDGLARPAVVETDSPLHKGYLSVMIFARMQAREFKDEVFTLTYLPRIESLR is encoded by the coding sequence ATGCATGTCTTGTCCCGTCTTATTTTCGCCGTCCTTGCAGCGCTTGTCCTGGCCGCGCCGGTTGCCCCGGCCCTGGCCGGGATGACCCCGGAGGCCGTGCTTGAGGCCGTGGACCGCAATCTCGCCCCGGTCAGCTACGAATCGTACCGCAAGCTCATCAACATCGAGCCGGACGGCAGCCGACGCGAATACACCCTCTACACCGTCAAGAAGGGGCAGGACATGGTGGCCTCGGTCTTCCTGGAGCCGTCCAGCGAAAAGGGGCGGGCCACGCTCAGGCTTGGCGACAACATGTGGCTGCACATCCCCAGCGTGGGCAAGCCGGTGCGCATCACCAGCCTGCAATCCGTGACCGGCGGCATCTTCAACAACGCTGACATCATGCGCCTTGACTACAGCGTGGAGTACACGCCCGAATCCATGGACGAGCTGGACAACGCCTACCGGCTGCACCTCAAGGCCAAGAGCAACGAGATAGCCTACGACCGCCTGGAGATGCTGGTGGACAAGGAACGCCTCGTTCCCACCGAGATCAAGTGTCTGGCCGCGTCGGGCATGCTCATCAAGACCCTGCGCTTCAAGAAGCCCACGGATTTTGGCGACGGCCTGGCCCGTCCGGCGGTGGTGGAGACCGACAGCCCCCTGCACAAGGGGTATCTCTCGGTCATGATCTTCGCCAGGATGCAAGCCCGCGAGTTCAAGGACGAGGTTTTCACCCTGACCTATCTGCCGCGCATCGAATCCCTCAGGTAG
- a CDS encoding AMP-binding protein yields the protein MHTKPTFTSYDDMRANYCLDCPDDFNFAYDVLDAKNPDQPAMIHVDDTGTRRDLDFGFFQQTSHRLANALLARGVGPGDRVMLILYRRVEYWTAMLALHRIGAVPIPSPSLLTAKDITQRVNYARITTIICEDSITARVDAALPDCPGLGLRIQVDGSPAEGWLDFEAIMAQAAPQCPRTKATPGGNDPLVIFFSSGTTGLPKMVLHNHKYPYSHYTTAAVWHDLTPSDIHLTLSDTGWGKSVWGKFYGQWMADAVVFVWDFRGKFDADALLRIIADNRITTFCAPPTVYRFLVREDLAKYDLSALRHCTTAGELLNDSVYHAWHKALGMPIYEGYGQTETTLQVATFKFMTPKPGSIGKPVPGWNIALLDEAGQPVPQGEEGEICINIDSPVLGLFDNYMDEPEKTASVKFDGWYHTGDKAWADEDGYLWFMGRTDDLIKSSGYRIGPFEVESALVAHDAVVEAAVTGVPDEVRGQIVKATVVLSAGYQGSDELTKTLQTFVRELTAPYKYPRIIEYVPELPKTISGKIKRKEIREADLQKYAN from the coding sequence ATGCACACCAAACCCACGTTCACCAGCTACGACGACATGCGGGCCAACTACTGCCTCGACTGCCCCGACGACTTCAACTTCGCCTACGACGTGCTCGACGCCAAGAACCCGGACCAGCCCGCCATGATCCACGTGGACGACACCGGAACCCGGCGCGATCTCGATTTCGGCTTCTTCCAGCAGACTTCCCACCGTTTGGCCAACGCGCTCCTGGCGCGCGGGGTCGGCCCCGGCGACCGGGTCATGCTCATCCTCTACCGCCGGGTGGAATACTGGACCGCCATGCTCGCCCTGCATCGCATCGGGGCTGTGCCCATCCCCTCGCCGTCCCTGCTGACCGCCAAGGACATCACCCAGCGCGTCAACTACGCCAGGATCACCACCATCATCTGCGAGGATTCCATCACCGCGCGCGTGGACGCGGCCCTGCCTGACTGCCCCGGCCTGGGCCTGCGCATCCAGGTGGACGGCTCCCCTGCCGAGGGCTGGCTCGACTTCGAGGCGATCATGGCCCAGGCCGCGCCCCAGTGCCCGCGCACAAAGGCCACGCCCGGCGGCAACGACCCCTTGGTCATCTTCTTCTCCTCCGGCACCACCGGCCTGCCCAAGATGGTGCTGCACAACCACAAGTACCCCTACAGCCACTACACCACGGCCGCGGTCTGGCACGACCTGACCCCAAGCGACATCCACCTGACCCTGTCCGACACCGGCTGGGGCAAGTCCGTGTGGGGCAAGTTCTACGGCCAGTGGATGGCCGATGCCGTGGTCTTTGTCTGGGACTTCCGGGGCAAGTTCGACGCCGACGCCCTGCTGCGCATCATCGCCGACAACCGCATCACCACCTTTTGCGCGCCGCCCACGGTCTACCGCTTCCTGGTCCGCGAGGATCTCGCCAAATACGACCTCTCGGCCCTGCGCCACTGCACCACCGCGGGCGAGCTGCTCAATGATTCGGTCTACCACGCCTGGCACAAGGCGCTCGGCATGCCCATCTATGAAGGCTACGGCCAGACCGAGACCACGCTCCAGGTGGCCACCTTCAAGTTCATGACCCCCAAGCCCGGCTCCATCGGCAAGCCCGTGCCCGGCTGGAACATCGCCCTGCTCGACGAAGCCGGCCAGCCCGTCCCCCAAGGCGAGGAAGGCGAGATCTGCATCAACATAGACTCCCCCGTGCTCGGCCTGTTCGACAACTACATGGACGAGCCGGAAAAAACCGCCTCGGTCAAGTTCGACGGCTGGTACCACACCGGCGACAAGGCCTGGGCCGACGAGGACGGCTACCTCTGGTTCATGGGCCGCACCGACGACCTCATCAAAAGCTCGGGCTACCGCATCGGCCCCTTTGAGGTCGAATCCGCCCTGGTCGCCCACGACGCCGTGGTCGAAGCCGCCGTCACCGGCGTGCCCGACGAGGTGCGCGGCCAGATCGTCAAGGCCACAGTGGTCCTCTCCGCCGGATACCAAGGCTCCGACGAGCTGACCAAGACCCTCCAAACGTTCGTCCGAGAACTCACCGCGCCCTACAAATACCCGCGCATCATCGAATACGTCCCCGAACTGCCCAAGACCATCAGCGGCAAGATCAAACGCAAGGAAATCCGCGAAGCGGACCTGCAAAAATACGCCAACTGA
- a CDS encoding helix-turn-helix domain-containing protein, giving the protein MDQYKEIAPRLIGLRESIGWTVKEMADLLGVSEQTVVGYESATNEIPVGYLLDVSRLCRVDLTTLISGREPHLKSHALVRKGEGFAVDRRKDYDYKSLGYKFAGRQMEPFLISVPPKDGETMTETSHRGQEFIYMLEGRLELRLAGEPLILEAGDSVYFDSETPHAMRGLDNRDAKFIDVIL; this is encoded by the coding sequence ATGGACCAATACAAGGAAATAGCGCCACGACTGATTGGGCTGCGCGAGAGCATCGGCTGGACCGTCAAGGAAATGGCCGACCTGCTGGGCGTGAGCGAGCAGACCGTGGTCGGCTACGAGTCGGCCACCAACGAGATCCCGGTGGGCTACCTGCTCGATGTCTCGCGCCTGTGCCGAGTGGACCTGACCACCCTCATCTCGGGCCGCGAGCCGCACCTCAAGTCCCACGCCCTGGTGCGCAAGGGCGAGGGCTTCGCCGTGGACCGGCGCAAGGACTACGACTACAAGAGCCTGGGCTACAAGTTCGCCGGGCGGCAGATGGAGCCCTTTCTCATCAGCGTGCCGCCCAAGGACGGCGAAACCATGACCGAGACCAGCCACCGGGGCCAGGAATTCATTTACATGCTCGAAGGCCGCCTCGAACTCAGGCTGGCCGGCGAACCGCTCATCCTCGAAGCCGGGGACTCGGTCTACTTCGACTCGGAGACGCCCCACGCCATGCGCGGCCTGGACAACAGGGACGCGAAGTTCATCGACGTGATTCTCTAG
- a CDS encoding AMP-binding protein: MAAIREITLGALLDETVAKYPDTEAVVYVDRDFHLTYREFGALVDTLAKGLMALGVQRGEKVALWANNVPYWVALQFATAKIGAILLTVNTHYRSHEFKYLLENSETENLFIIGNYRDHDYLATINELIPELKTQERGQLRTNKYPKLKRLFYLGHEKHRGMYSIPELQAMAAMVTDAQYRARQGELDPHDVVNMQYTSGTTGFPKGVQLTHYNIANNGYWIGKNQDFKPGERLCLPVPLFHCFGCVLGVLACVNHGVTMVILEDYVPLDVMAAVDQEKCTALYGVPTMYIAILDHPLFERFDYSSLRTGIMAGSPCPVEVMKRVMDRMNMKEITICYGLTESSPVMSQTKIGDSIRQMTETVGQAMPEVEIKIVDPDSGRRVPNGTQGEICCRGYSVMVGYYNNPKATEGAIDDRGWLHSGDLGVMDDDGYLSITGRLKDMIIRGGENVYPREIEEFLYAMDGIRDVQVAGVPSQKFGEEVGTFIILKDGATMEPEDVIDYCRGNIARYKTPKYVTFLTAYPMTASGKIQKYKLRELAAELWPDA, translated from the coding sequence ATGGCAGCAATCCGAGAAATCACCCTGGGCGCGCTCCTGGACGAGACCGTGGCCAAATACCCGGACACCGAGGCCGTGGTCTACGTGGACCGCGATTTCCACCTGACCTACCGCGAGTTCGGCGCGCTGGTGGACACCCTGGCCAAGGGGCTGATGGCCCTTGGCGTGCAAAGGGGCGAAAAGGTGGCCCTGTGGGCCAACAACGTCCCCTACTGGGTGGCGCTCCAGTTCGCCACGGCCAAGATCGGAGCCATCCTGCTCACGGTCAACACCCACTACCGCTCCCACGAATTCAAGTACCTGCTTGAGAACTCAGAGACCGAGAACCTCTTCATCATCGGCAACTACCGCGACCACGACTACCTGGCCACGATCAACGAGCTGATCCCGGAACTGAAGACCCAGGAACGTGGCCAACTGCGCACCAACAAGTATCCGAAGCTCAAGCGGCTCTTCTACCTCGGCCACGAGAAGCACCGGGGCATGTACTCCATCCCCGAGTTGCAGGCCATGGCCGCCATGGTCACCGACGCCCAGTACCGCGCCCGCCAGGGGGAGCTCGACCCCCACGACGTGGTCAACATGCAGTACACCTCCGGCACCACCGGCTTTCCCAAGGGCGTGCAGCTGACCCACTACAACATCGCCAACAACGGCTACTGGATCGGCAAGAACCAGGATTTCAAACCCGGTGAGCGGCTGTGCCTGCCCGTGCCCCTCTTCCACTGCTTCGGCTGCGTGCTCGGCGTGCTCGCCTGCGTCAACCACGGGGTGACCATGGTCATCCTGGAGGACTACGTCCCCCTCGACGTCATGGCCGCCGTGGATCAGGAAAAGTGCACCGCCCTGTACGGCGTGCCCACCATGTACATCGCCATCCTCGACCACCCGCTCTTCGAGCGGTTCGACTATTCGAGCCTGCGCACCGGCATCATGGCCGGATCGCCCTGCCCGGTGGAGGTCATGAAACGGGTCATGGACAGGATGAACATGAAGGAGATCACCATCTGCTACGGCCTGACCGAATCAAGCCCGGTCATGAGCCAGACCAAGATCGGCGACTCCATCCGCCAGATGACCGAGACCGTGGGCCAGGCCATGCCCGAGGTGGAGATCAAGATCGTGGACCCGGACTCGGGCAGGCGCGTGCCAAACGGCACCCAGGGCGAGATCTGCTGTAGGGGCTACAGCGTCATGGTCGGCTACTACAACAACCCCAAGGCCACCGAGGGTGCCATCGACGACAGAGGCTGGCTCCACTCCGGCGACCTCGGCGTCATGGACGACGACGGCTACCTGTCCATCACCGGCAGGCTCAAGGACATGATCATCCGGGGCGGCGAGAACGTCTACCCGCGCGAGATCGAGGAATTCCTCTACGCCATGGACGGCATCCGCGACGTGCAGGTGGCGGGCGTGCCCAGCCAGAAATTCGGCGAGGAAGTGGGCACCTTCATCATCCTCAAGGACGGCGCGACCATGGAGCCCGAGGATGTCATCGACTACTGCCGGGGCAATATCGCCCGCTACAAGACGCCAAAATACGTGACCTTCCTGACCGCCTACCCCATGACCGCGTCGGGCAAGATCCAGAAATACAAGCTGCGCGAACTGGCCGCCGAACTGTGGCCCGACGCGTAG
- a CDS encoding helix-turn-helix domain-containing protein codes for MSSIGTRIRSYRERQKLSIEDLAERTGLTEEFIQAVEGTDMYPSLRPLVKLARALGVRLGTFLDDQVSSDPLVVRLADREEELTMHPDGKEPGVVFHSLGRGKTDRHMEPFFIELLPKSGLDDTLSSHEGEEFIVVQSGSMRLRYGQEESILSPGDSAYFNSVVPHNVACAGDEKAEIYAVLYFPE; via the coding sequence ATGAGCAGCATCGGCACCAGGATACGGTCCTACAGGGAGCGGCAGAAACTGAGCATCGAGGATCTGGCCGAGCGCACGGGCCTGACAGAGGAGTTCATCCAGGCGGTGGAGGGGACCGACATGTACCCGTCCCTGCGCCCGCTGGTGAAGCTGGCCCGCGCTCTAGGCGTGCGTCTTGGCACCTTTCTCGACGATCAGGTGTCGAGCGATCCGCTCGTGGTCCGGCTGGCCGACCGCGAGGAGGAGCTGACCATGCACCCCGACGGCAAGGAGCCGGGCGTGGTTTTCCATTCCTTAGGCCGGGGCAAGACCGACCGCCACATGGAGCCGTTCTTCATCGAGCTGCTGCCCAAGTCCGGCCTGGACGACACCCTCTCCTCCCACGAGGGCGAGGAGTTCATCGTGGTCCAGTCCGGCAGCATGCGCCTGCGCTACGGCCAGGAGGAGTCCATTCTCTCGCCCGGCGATTCCGCCTACTTCAACTCCGTGGTCCCGCACAACGTGGCCTGCGCCGGAGACGAGAAGGCCGAAATATACGCAGTCCTCTACTTCCCCGAATAG
- a CDS encoding tetratricopeptide repeat protein, with protein MTEQERVTGTKVSQDASMPEVERPASVNRHRISGVFSSQSVVRVGTGTTSRKVIQKAYWYAQETDPDEDGSVMVMVRPLNKNNVPSGQAEAVPKADFLERYSPELEYYQKEVFPRMKELDATLKRAETQREQGALYSAQFEYEAALNVDEENVRANFGLGLTYMERGDTGKASDIFTRVVALDAAFAPEHKHLFNEFGINLRKSKLLDQAVEYYERALKITDNDENLYYNIARAYFERGDRQECLDTLHRALELNPGFEEAQKFLTYLEKEGNRA; from the coding sequence ATGACCGAACAGGAACGAGTGACCGGGACCAAGGTGTCGCAGGACGCGTCCATGCCGGAGGTGGAGAGACCCGCCTCCGTGAACCGGCATCGGATATCGGGCGTGTTTTCGAGCCAGTCCGTGGTCAGGGTCGGCACTGGCACCACCTCGCGCAAGGTCATTCAGAAGGCGTACTGGTATGCCCAGGAAACGGATCCGGACGAGGACGGCAGCGTCATGGTCATGGTCCGGCCCCTGAATAAGAACAACGTTCCGTCCGGCCAGGCCGAGGCCGTGCCCAAGGCGGACTTCCTGGAGCGGTACAGCCCGGAGCTGGAATATTACCAGAAGGAAGTCTTTCCAAGGATGAAGGAGCTTGACGCCACCCTCAAGCGCGCCGAGACCCAGCGCGAGCAGGGCGCGCTCTATTCGGCCCAGTTCGAGTACGAGGCCGCGCTGAACGTGGACGAGGAGAACGTGCGTGCCAACTTCGGCCTGGGGCTGACCTACATGGAGCGCGGGGACACGGGCAAGGCGAGCGACATCTTCACGCGCGTGGTCGCCCTGGACGCGGCCTTTGCCCCGGAGCACAAGCATTTGTTCAACGAGTTCGGCATCAACTTGCGCAAGTCAAAGCTCCTGGATCAGGCCGTGGAATACTACGAGCGCGCCCTCAAGATCACCGACAACGACGAAAATCTCTACTACAACATTGCCCGCGCCTATTTCGAGCGCGGCGACCGCCAGGAGTGTCTGGACACCCTGCACAGGGCGCTTGAGCTCAACCCCGGTTTCGAGGAGGCGCAGAAGTTCCTGACCTATCTCGAAAAAGAAGGGAACCGGGCGTGA
- a CDS encoding ABC transporter ATP-binding protein, translating to MTLALDRVGFAYPGRDALFENASLTIADGSFVLVRGASGAGKSTLLRLLCRLEEAQAGRILLDGVPIDAMDPADLRRSVAYVQQMPILLPGTVRDNLLLPFSFKANNALIPPTDEALAAMLGGFLLDGVTPESRADTLSVGQAQRVCLIRSLLLGPGAVLMDEPTASLDADSAGVVLAKAAELSRQGMTVIMVSHSPDTPAGITHVVRVTGRALEYA from the coding sequence GTGACCCTGGCCCTTGACCGGGTGGGGTTCGCCTATCCGGGCCGCGATGCGCTCTTTGAGAACGCCTCGCTGACCATCGCGGACGGTTCGTTCGTGCTGGTGCGCGGGGCTTCGGGTGCGGGCAAATCCACCCTGCTGCGGCTGCTGTGCCGTCTGGAAGAGGCGCAGGCAGGGCGCATCCTGCTCGATGGCGTGCCCATCGACGCCATGGACCCCGCCGACCTGCGCCGGAGCGTGGCCTATGTTCAGCAGATGCCGATACTCCTGCCCGGCACGGTGCGCGACAACCTGCTGCTCCCGTTTTCCTTCAAGGCCAACAATGCGCTGATCCCGCCAACCGACGAGGCGCTGGCCGCCATGCTCGGCGGGTTCTTGCTCGACGGGGTGACGCCGGAGAGCCGGGCCGACACCCTGTCCGTGGGGCAGGCCCAGCGCGTGTGCCTCATCCGCAGCCTGCTGCTCGGCCCCGGAGCCGTGCTCATGGACGAGCCCACGGCCTCGCTCGACGCGGACAGCGCTGGCGTGGTGCTGGCCAAGGCTGCGGAACTCAGCCGCCAGGGCATGACCGTGATCATGGTCTCCCACTCGCCGGACACCCCGGCCGGGATCACCCATGTGGTCCGGGTGACGGGCCGCGCCCTGGAGTACGCATGA
- a CDS encoding ABC transporter permease: MTPSIIEIGPWQLVLCLGFVLLAGGVSLYHRLGLERDLLVGTVRTFAQLFLMGYVLTFVFEVRLAWVVLLLFTVMVAAAVHIIRGRVKERSVPFVIPTFVSMLLTYALVSWVVTGVIVGASPWWAPQYFIPLAGMIVGNSMTAISLSLERLFADLKARRAEVEMCLALGASPVEASRDILRGAIRAAMTPSINSLMAVGLVSLPGMMTGQILSGTDPLIAIRYQIVVMLMLVASTALGAILVTGLVRRRCFTRAHSLALR, translated from the coding sequence ATGACGCCGTCCATCATCGAGATCGGCCCGTGGCAACTTGTCTTATGTCTGGGGTTCGTGCTCCTGGCCGGGGGCGTGTCCCTGTACCATCGGCTGGGCCTGGAGCGCGACCTGCTGGTGGGCACGGTGCGCACCTTTGCCCAGCTCTTTCTCATGGGCTATGTGCTCACCTTTGTCTTCGAGGTGCGGCTCGCCTGGGTGGTGCTGCTCCTGTTCACGGTCATGGTGGCCGCCGCGGTCCACATCATACGGGGACGGGTCAAGGAGCGCAGCGTGCCCTTTGTCATCCCCACCTTCGTCTCCATGCTCCTGACCTACGCCCTGGTCTCCTGGGTGGTCACCGGAGTCATCGTGGGGGCCAGCCCGTGGTGGGCGCCGCAATATTTCATCCCCCTGGCGGGCATGATCGTGGGCAACTCCATGACCGCCATCTCCCTGTCGCTGGAGCGACTCTTTGCCGATCTCAAGGCGCGCCGCGCCGAGGTGGAGATGTGTCTGGCCCTGGGCGCGAGCCCGGTAGAGGCGTCGCGCGACATCCTGCGCGGGGCGATCCGGGCGGCCATGACCCCGTCCATCAACTCGCTCATGGCCGTGGGGCTGGTTTCCCTGCCCGGCATGATGACGGGCCAGATCCTTTCCGGCACCGACCCGCTCATCGCCATTCGCTACCAGATCGTGGTCATGCTCATGCTCGTGGCTTCCACCGCCCTGGGGGCCATCCTGGTCACCGGGCTGGTGCGCAGGCGATGCTTCACCAGGGCGCACAGTCTGGCTCTGCGCTGA
- a CDS encoding sigma-54 dependent transcriptional regulator — MSARTVLFIAEPQSVAAVFPTLKEAGLQAGLADNLNGALGFIRKSHPCLIFCRPTLQGFDAMALLEQAQKIDGFPPVVIFTANGNAEEATRFLGNGARDYWVEPLVWDKIRLVLPPEPADRPNPDAPRSATPQGHRAPAASQASGASSAPGRFHIIGRHDAVLRVLALARQVARSRATVLISGESGTGKEMFARYLHHNSDRTDKPFVAINCAALPEHLLESELFGHEKGAFTGAISRKLGKFELAHGGTMLLDEITEMDLGLQAKLLRVLQESEFDRVGGVETVSVDVRVLATTNRDIENVVREGKFRQDLFYRLNVIPLKLPSLTERGDDVTLLAEFFVNKFCATYGLGQLAFTESAKQWLMDYDWPGNVRELQNLMERAVLLAGTGPIQTRHFLMGDEQWTPDDLAGVSADQKAASEAAPPASMDEALSVMPLHEMEKRLILKSLEETTGNRTRAAELLGISVRTLRNKLNEYKLQGIDV; from the coding sequence ATGTCAGCCAGAACCGTGCTTTTCATCGCGGAACCGCAGTCCGTTGCCGCTGTCTTCCCCACCCTCAAGGAGGCCGGGTTGCAGGCCGGACTGGCTGACAACCTGAACGGGGCGCTCGGCTTCATCAGGAAATCGCACCCCTGCCTCATCTTCTGCCGCCCCACCCTGCAGGGGTTTGACGCCATGGCCCTGCTCGAACAGGCGCAGAAGATCGACGGGTTCCCGCCGGTGGTCATCTTCACAGCCAACGGCAATGCCGAGGAGGCGACCCGGTTCCTGGGCAACGGCGCACGCGACTACTGGGTGGAGCCGCTGGTCTGGGACAAGATCAGGCTGGTGCTCCCGCCCGAACCCGCCGACAGGCCGAACCCCGACGCGCCCCGCAGCGCAACGCCCCAGGGGCACCGCGCCCCGGCAGCGTCCCAGGCCTCCGGGGCATCCTCCGCACCCGGCAGATTTCACATCATTGGCCGCCACGACGCGGTCCTGCGCGTGCTCGCCCTGGCCAGACAGGTGGCCCGCTCCAGGGCCACGGTGCTCATCTCCGGCGAGTCCGGCACCGGCAAGGAGATGTTTGCCCGCTACCTGCACCACAACTCGGACCGGACGGACAAGCCCTTTGTGGCTATCAACTGCGCGGCCCTGCCCGAGCATCTGCTGGAGTCGGAACTCTTCGGCCACGAAAAGGGCGCCTTCACCGGGGCCATCAGCCGCAAGCTCGGCAAATTCGAGCTGGCCCACGGCGGCACCATGCTGCTCGACGAAATCACCGAGATGGACCTCGGCCTCCAGGCCAAGCTGCTGCGCGTGCTTCAGGAGTCCGAGTTTGACCGGGTGGGCGGCGTGGAGACGGTCAGCGTGGACGTGCGCGTGCTGGCCACCACCAACCGGGACATCGAGAACGTGGTCCGCGAGGGCAAGTTCCGCCAGGATCTCTTCTACCGCCTCAACGTCATCCCGCTCAAGCTGCCCTCCCTCACGGAGCGGGGCGACGATGTCACCCTGCTGGCCGAATTCTTCGTCAACAAATTCTGCGCCACCTACGGCCTGGGCCAACTCGCCTTCACCGAGAGTGCCAAGCAATGGCTCATGGACTACGACTGGCCCGGCAACGTGCGCGAGTTGCAGAACCTCATGGAGCGCGCCGTGCTCCTGGCCGGAACCGGACCGATCCAGACCCGCCACTTCCTCATGGGCGACGAGCAGTGGACGCCCGACGATCTGGCCGGGGTGAGCGCGGACCAGAAGGCCGCCAGCGAGGCCGCGCCGCCAGCCTCCATGGACGAGGCCCTCTCGGTCATGCCCCTGCACGAGATGGAGAAACGCCTCATCCTCAAGAGCCTGGAGGAAACCACGGGCAACCGCACCCGCGCCGCCGAGCTGCTGGGCATCTCGGTGCGCACCCTGCGCAACAAGCTCAACGAATACAAGTTGCAGGGCATCGACGTGTAG